One genomic segment of Bacteroidales bacterium includes these proteins:
- a CDS encoding OsmC family protein, with amino-acid sequence MEMKIFFEGKKKVNAEFNGQIIPTDQPLQSGGEGSAPAPFTLFLASIGTCAGIYIKSFCDQRNIPTDEISITQKMNYNYKTRLIDNIELQVHLPADFPEKYKPALITTANLCAVKEHLKNPPAIEVNTYTAD; translated from the coding sequence ATGGAAATGAAAATTTTTTTTGAGGGAAAAAAGAAAGTTAATGCTGAATTTAACGGACAGATTATCCCGACAGACCAGCCCTTGCAATCGGGCGGCGAAGGCAGTGCTCCGGCGCCTTTCACACTTTTTTTAGCTTCCATTGGCACATGTGCAGGGATTTATATCAAATCCTTCTGCGACCAGCGTAATATCCCTACCGACGAGATATCTATCACCCAGAAAATGAATTACAACTACAAAACGCGCCTCATTGATAATATTGAATTGCAGGTTCATCTTCCTGCCGACTTTCCTGAAAAATATAAACCGGCATTAATTACTACCGCAAACTTATGTGCTGTAAAAGAGCACCTCAAAAATCCTCCCGCAATAGAAGTGAATACCTATACTGCTGATTGA
- a CDS encoding elongation factor Ts, with protein sequence MSNISAADVAKLRKQTGAGMMDCKQALGESNGDFEKAIEILRKKGAKVAAKRADKEATEGYVMAQTSQDHTFGVVVMVNCETDFVGKSEEYVNFVKTIANKATENKVKTLEEARAMKIGDLTVEQMLNDLIGKTGEKMEFDSYASIEAPKVASYNHLGNKIGTLVGLNMADAPNIDEKGHDVAMQIAAMNPVALDKDSVPQEVIDKEIEIGIELSRKEGKPENMLEKIAQGRLQKFFKESTLLNQEFIKDSKKTVGEYLKESDKGLTVTKFYRFGLGS encoded by the coding sequence ATGTCAAATATTTCTGCAGCAGATGTTGCAAAGCTCCGTAAACAAACAGGCGCCGGAATGATGGACTGTAAGCAGGCCCTCGGCGAAAGCAACGGTGATTTTGAAAAAGCAATTGAAATACTTCGTAAAAAAGGAGCCAAAGTAGCGGCCAAACGCGCTGATAAAGAGGCAACCGAAGGTTATGTGATGGCACAAACCAGCCAGGATCATACTTTCGGTGTTGTAGTAATGGTCAATTGCGAAACCGACTTTGTTGGCAAGAGTGAGGAGTATGTCAACTTTGTAAAAACCATCGCCAATAAAGCCACCGAAAATAAAGTAAAAACCCTTGAAGAGGCTCGCGCAATGAAAATTGGCGACCTGACCGTAGAGCAAATGCTCAATGATTTGATCGGTAAGACCGGTGAAAAAATGGAATTCGACAGCTATGCCTCCATTGAAGCACCAAAAGTAGCTTCTTACAATCACCTCGGCAATAAAATTGGTACCCTTGTAGGTCTCAATATGGCGGATGCTCCTAATATCGACGAAAAAGGTCATGATGTGGCCATGCAAATTGCCGCTATGAACCCGGTTGCCTTGGATAAAGATTCCGTTCCACAGGAAGTCATCGACAAAGAAATTGAGATTGGTATCGAGTTATCCCGTAAAGAAGGAAAACCTGAAAACATGCTCGAAAAAATCGCTCAGGGTCGTCTTCAGAAATTTTTCAAAGAAAGCACTTTACTCAACCAGGAGTTCATTAAAGACAGCAAGAAGACTGTGGGTGAATACCTGAAGGAGTCGGATAAAGGATTAACAGTGACTAAATTCTACCGTTTTGGATTGGGTTCTTAA
- the rpsB gene encoding 30S ribosomal protein S2 produces MARTNFEELLDAGVHFGHLKRKWNPNMAPYIFMERNGIHIIDLYKTAAKIEEAASALKQIAKSGKKVLFVATKKQAKDIVAEKVKRVGMPYVTERWPGGMLTNFATIRKAVRKMTQIDSMMKDPSFTNISKRERLQITRERAKLEKQLGSISDLSRLPSALFIIDILKEHISVAEAKKLSIPTFAMVDTNSDPKSVDFPIPANDDASKSISLIIEIMVKAIEEGLMERKVEKDKRAKEDEEEAENIKTRTRQELEAEIEDADDEDTRALKKEELKKLKKEEEEVVEREKRARKGAAIRKK; encoded by the coding sequence ATGGCAAGAACAAACTTCGAAGAATTGCTCGATGCAGGTGTGCATTTCGGGCACTTGAAAAGAAAGTGGAATCCTAACATGGCTCCTTACATCTTTATGGAGCGTAACGGAATCCACATCATCGACCTTTACAAAACCGCAGCCAAGATTGAAGAGGCTGCCTCGGCGCTTAAACAGATCGCCAAATCCGGTAAAAAAGTGTTATTTGTCGCTACAAAAAAGCAGGCAAAAGACATTGTAGCTGAAAAAGTTAAAAGAGTTGGAATGCCTTACGTTACTGAACGCTGGCCTGGTGGAATGCTAACCAACTTTGCTACCATCCGCAAAGCAGTGCGCAAGATGACCCAGATCGACAGTATGATGAAAGACCCGTCCTTCACCAACATCTCGAAAAGGGAGCGCCTCCAGATTACCCGCGAAAGAGCCAAACTGGAAAAACAACTCGGTAGTATTTCTGACCTGAGCAGGCTGCCATCAGCGCTTTTCATCATCGACATTCTGAAAGAGCACATTTCGGTGGCAGAAGCCAAAAAATTGAGCATTCCAACATTTGCAATGGTTGATACCAACTCTGATCCAAAATCAGTTGATTTCCCCATCCCAGCCAATGACGATGCATCAAAATCAATTTCACTCATCATCGAAATCATGGTAAAAGCCATTGAAGAAGGGTTGATGGAAAGAAAGGTTGAAAAAGATAAGCGCGCCAAGGAAGATGAAGAGGAAGCTGAAAACATCAAAACACGTACAAGACAAGAGCTTGAAGCCGAAATCGAGGATGCAGATGATGAGGACACCCGTGCTTTGAAAAAAGAAGAACTGAAAAAGCTGAAAAAAGAAGAAGAAGAGGTAGTTGAAAGAGAAAAAAGAGCCAGGAAAGGCGCTGCGATTAGAAAAAAGTAA